A window of Pseudomonas mucidolens contains these coding sequences:
- the malQ gene encoding 4-alpha-glucanotransferase gives MSDAQLEILASRAGLAVDWIDANGRMQHVSPDALRAVLKGLGHPADSDEAIAASLKDLEQVQQDKHLPPLLTLDVGMSLDLARYFAPGTPCRIDLEDGKTRTLKLSAEAALAGALPVGYHLVHIAEQQFTLAVAPSRCYSVADAVDSQNARAWGLSAQLYALRRSGDGGFGDTQALEQLARAAAERGADALAISPMHAMFSADAERYSPYSPSSRLFLNSLYASPGCILGERALRDAIQSSGLADELQELEQQSLIDWPAAAKAKQRLLRALFDDFRAGEHPQHADFLSFRQAGGEALENHCRFEAIQAQHAANGESLDWRDWPQAWRDPGSPELAQFAREHAEEIAFYAFSQWLIARCLERAQQAARGGGMGVGLIADLAVGADGAGSQAWSRQDELLAELTVGAPPDILNRSGQGWGISAFSPEGLKRHGFRAFIEMLRANFAHAGGLRIDHVMGLQRLWVIPKDASPKDGAYLYYPVDDLLRLLALESSRHQAIVLGEDLGTVPDGLRDKLIARSILGMRVLLFEQDHAGQFTPILDWPDNALATSSTHDLPTLNGWWHSRDIDWNIQLGLIDAPAVEQWSEHRLRERQALRQALSQDPQNFSDEIRNETDHMIDASVRYLGHTRAPLVLLPLEDALGIEEQANLPGTTDTHPNWRRRLPGEAANVLDDANAARRLELLAVARQQASERDR, from the coding sequence TTGAGCGACGCGCAATTGGAAATCCTGGCCAGCCGCGCCGGGCTGGCGGTTGATTGGATCGACGCCAACGGCCGTATGCAACATGTCAGTCCCGACGCTCTGCGCGCCGTGCTCAAAGGCCTGGGCCATCCCGCCGACAGCGATGAAGCCATCGCCGCCAGCCTGAAAGATCTGGAGCAAGTGCAGCAAGACAAGCACCTGCCACCCTTGCTCACCCTGGATGTCGGTATGTCTCTGGACCTGGCACGGTATTTCGCGCCGGGCACGCCTTGCCGGATCGACCTGGAAGATGGCAAGACCCGAACCCTGAAACTGAGCGCCGAGGCGGCGCTTGCGGGTGCTCTTCCCGTGGGGTACCACCTCGTACACATCGCCGAGCAACAGTTCACGCTAGCCGTGGCGCCGAGTCGTTGCTACAGCGTGGCCGACGCCGTTGACAGCCAGAACGCTCGCGCCTGGGGCCTGAGCGCCCAGTTATATGCCCTGCGCCGTAGCGGTGACGGCGGTTTCGGTGACACCCAGGCTCTTGAACAACTGGCCCGCGCGGCCGCTGAGCGTGGCGCCGATGCCCTGGCGATCAGCCCGATGCACGCGATGTTCAGCGCCGACGCCGAGCGCTACAGCCCTTACTCGCCCTCCAGTCGCCTGTTCCTTAACAGTCTGTATGCCTCGCCGGGTTGTATCCTCGGTGAACGCGCACTGCGCGACGCTATCCAAAGCAGTGGGTTGGCGGACGAGTTGCAAGAACTCGAACAACAAAGCCTGATCGACTGGCCTGCCGCGGCCAAGGCCAAGCAACGTCTGTTGCGTGCACTGTTCGATGACTTTCGCGCCGGGGAGCACCCGCAACACGCCGACTTCCTCAGTTTTCGCCAGGCCGGCGGTGAAGCCTTGGAAAACCACTGCCGCTTCGAAGCGATACAGGCCCAGCACGCCGCCAACGGCGAAAGCCTCGACTGGCGCGATTGGCCACAAGCCTGGCGCGACCCCGGCAGCCCGGAGTTGGCGCAGTTTGCCCGCGAGCATGCTGAAGAAATTGCCTTCTACGCCTTCAGCCAATGGCTGATCGCCCGCTGCCTGGAGCGCGCGCAACAAGCAGCGCGTGGCGGCGGTATGGGCGTCGGGTTGATTGCCGATCTGGCCGTCGGCGCGGATGGCGCCGGCAGTCAGGCCTGGAGCCGCCAGGATGAGTTGCTGGCTGAACTGACCGTGGGCGCGCCGCCGGACATTCTCAACCGTTCCGGGCAAGGCTGGGGGATTTCCGCGTTTTCCCCCGAAGGCCTCAAGCGCCATGGCTTTCGTGCCTTTATTGAAATGCTGCGGGCCAACTTCGCGCACGCCGGCGGCTTGCGCATCGACCATGTCATGGGTCTGCAGCGGCTGTGGGTGATTCCCAAGGACGCCTCGCCCAAGGACGGTGCCTATTTGTATTACCCGGTAGACGACCTGCTGCGGCTGTTGGCCCTGGAGTCCAGCCGTCACCAGGCCATCGTCCTCGGCGAGGACTTGGGCACCGTGCCCGATGGTCTGCGCGACAAGCTGATCGCCCGCTCGATACTCGGCATGCGCGTGTTGCTGTTCGAGCAGGATCATGCAGGCCAATTCACGCCGATCCTCGATTGGCCCGACAACGCCCTGGCCACCAGCAGCACCCATGATCTGCCGACGCTCAATGGCTGGTGGCACAGCCGTGACATCGACTGGAATATTCAACTCGGGCTCATCGATGCGCCGGCGGTCGAGCAGTGGAGCGAGCATCGCTTGCGTGAGCGCCAGGCCCTGCGCCAGGCCCTGAGCCAGGACCCGCAGAACTTCAGTGATGAAATACGCAACGAAACCGACCACATGATCGACGCCAGCGTGCGGTACCTGGGCCACACCCGTGCACCGCTGGTGCTGTTGCCCCTTGAAGATGCCCTGGGCATTGAAGAGCAAGCCAATCTGCCCGGCACCACCGACACCCATCCCAACTGGCGCCGGCGTTTGCCGGGCGAGGCCGCGAACGTGCTCGACGATGCAAACGCCGCCCGGCGTCTTGAGTTGCTGGCTGTCGCCCGCCAACAAGCCAGTGAGCGTGACCGATGA